A portion of the Candidatus Nitrosotenuis aquarius genome contains these proteins:
- a CDS encoding YbgA family protein, whose protein sequence is MSAPKNPDVLLTSLQISAFVRKGFSEIKSAPDIDKLVHFHSINKFLLMAHNYNSTRILGNIVANHEHLALGEIFEKYGLQLGQALKSEPSVKSHANVLQKILGYFKKELTPEEKTEILSMIFEYKKGTIALNDVLLLLEEMTRKFQKTYLVRQTYFLLYAKVTKSK, encoded by the coding sequence ATGAGTGCGCCAAAAAACCCAGATGTATTGCTGACCAGCTTGCAAATATCCGCATTTGTAAGAAAAGGATTCTCGGAAATCAAGTCTGCTCCTGACATTGACAAGCTAGTCCACTTTCATTCTATCAACAAATTTCTGCTAATGGCACACAACTACAACAGTACCCGAATATTGGGAAACATTGTTGCAAACCATGAACACCTTGCACTAGGCGAGATCTTTGAGAAATATGGTTTACAGCTAGGCCAAGCTCTCAAAAGCGAACCTTCCGTAAAATCACATGCAAACGTATTGCAAAAAATCTTGGGCTATTTCAAAAAAGAACTAACGCCTGAAGAAAAAACTGAAATCCTCAGTATGATCTTTGAATATAAAAAAGGCACAATCGCCCTCAATGATGTACTTTTGTTATTGGAAGAGATGACCAGAAAATTCCAAAAAACATACTTGGTTAGGCAGACATACTTCCTTCTTTATGCTAAAGTGACAAAATCCAAGTAA
- a CDS encoding Dps family protein has protein sequence MDKVNIGLSPKARQKVVTVLSGVIADQYVLYTKTRNYHWNVTGEDFAQYHELFEKQYSAIDEDIDDVAERIRALGTKTPATLAEFVKSATLKEHPGKYPPAKAMIANLLADHEAVIRSLRKGIEVCDDVDDDGTEDFLTQLMEKHEKTAWMLRATLEN, from the coding sequence ATGGACAAAGTAAACATCGGGCTTTCCCCAAAGGCACGACAAAAAGTAGTTACAGTGCTATCTGGTGTAATAGCGGACCAGTACGTACTGTACACCAAGACAAGAAACTATCACTGGAATGTCACGGGAGAAGACTTTGCGCAATACCATGAATTGTTTGAAAAACAATATTCCGCAATTGACGAAGACATTGACGATGTTGCAGAGCGAATTCGAGCACTGGGCACCAAAACCCCGGCAACACTAGCTGAATTTGTAAAATCCGCAACACTCAAGGAACATCCTGGAAAATACCCTCCAGCCAAGGCAATGATTGCAAATCTGCTTGCAGACCATGAGGCAGTAATTCGAAGCCTGCGAAAGGGAATCGAAGTGTGCGACGACGTAGACGATGATGGAACAGAAGACTTTCTCACACAACTAATGGAAAAGCACGAAAAGACTGCATGGATGTTACGCGCAACACTGGAAAACTAA
- a CDS encoding class I SAM-dependent methyltransferase, with protein MNQKITINPLDVILWNGRHSGRDIVNIYSKFGPMMQVGADTKMLNFGLWKNSTVLPDAQREMSEYASEFGEFGSAKKILDVGSGFCIPATIWKERFSHLDIFCMDLNFSELKNGSNHIVSQINSSSGDIPFSDESFDRIIALESAQHFVLEKFFEESRRVLTDDGKLILAIPVTVDPSLFKLGILSITWLSKKYTKSHVLGAIRHAGFRLKKEESVGELVYAPFANYYIKNRKALKERLVTTYSGNIEGLVFKSMKKMKALSERKIIDYLFLSLEKS; from the coding sequence TTGAATCAAAAGATCACGATAAACCCACTTGATGTCATATTGTGGAATGGAAGACATTCGGGCAGGGACATTGTCAATATTTATTCCAAGTTCGGCCCAATGATGCAGGTTGGCGCAGACACAAAGATGCTCAATTTCGGCTTATGGAAAAACTCTACTGTCCTGCCTGACGCGCAAAGGGAAATGTCGGAATATGCATCCGAGTTTGGCGAGTTTGGCTCTGCAAAAAAAATTCTAGATGTTGGTAGTGGGTTTTGCATTCCTGCCACAATATGGAAGGAGAGGTTTTCGCATCTGGACATATTTTGTATGGACTTGAATTTCTCAGAGCTAAAAAACGGCAGCAACCATATCGTATCTCAGATAAACTCATCCTCAGGCGACATTCCATTTTCTGATGAATCATTTGACAGAATCATCGCGCTGGAATCGGCCCAACACTTTGTGCTGGAAAAATTCTTTGAAGAGTCAAGGCGGGTCTTGACAGATGACGGCAAGCTAATACTTGCAATTCCCGTCACAGTGGATCCTTCATTATTCAAGCTTGGAATACTAAGCATAACGTGGCTTTCAAAAAAATACACCAAATCCCACGTCCTAGGCGCAATAAGGCATGCTGGATTTCGCCTCAAAAAGGAAGAATCCGTGGGGGAATTGGTGTATGCACCGTTTGCAAACTATTACATAAAAAATAGAAAAGCCCTCAAGGAAAGACTAGTCACAACATATTCTGGCAATATAGAAGGCCTAGTCTTCAAGTCGATGAAAAAAATGAAGGCCCTATCCGAGAGAAAAATAATTGATTATCTGTTTTTGAGCCTGGAAAAGTCCTAG
- a CDS encoding zinc-binding dehydrogenase, translating to MKAVVYDEYAPDDNYARILKVKDIAEPKPKPNEVVFKVKAAALNYNDIWGMRGVPVAVPLPHVSGSDAAGDVIAVGEDVTNIKVGDRVVSHSNMSCRVCKACTDGREFDCVKRTIWGFQTGPTWGAYQEITHLPEVNVLKIPDNVTYDEAAAASMTLLTSWHMLVGRAKIKPGQTVLIMGGGSGVGTYGIQIAKLYGCTVIATASGDKLEKCKQLGADYAVDHRKEDWSKEVFKITKEIAKSSGGVPGIDVSFDHIGETHWNPQLTLLKYGATLVSCGATTGYDAKTDLRHIFFKGTNILGSTQGTRAELEDGLYWMGKGKIKSVIDSVYSFEQAAEAHTKMLTGKGLFGKILLKPEGA from the coding sequence ATGAAGGCAGTAGTTTATGATGAATATGCACCAGATGATAATTATGCACGAATTCTCAAAGTCAAAGACATAGCAGAGCCAAAACCAAAACCAAACGAGGTTGTATTCAAGGTCAAAGCAGCTGCTCTGAACTATAATGATATCTGGGGAATGAGAGGCGTACCGGTTGCGGTTCCATTACCACATGTTTCGGGCTCCGATGCCGCAGGCGACGTAATCGCAGTAGGCGAAGACGTCACTAACATCAAAGTAGGCGACAGAGTTGTATCTCACTCTAACATGTCCTGTCGTGTATGCAAAGCGTGCACTGACGGACGCGAATTTGACTGTGTAAAAAGAACAATCTGGGGATTCCAGACTGGTCCAACTTGGGGTGCATATCAGGAAATCACACACCTACCAGAAGTAAACGTACTAAAAATTCCAGACAATGTAACATATGATGAAGCAGCAGCTGCATCAATGACTCTATTGACATCATGGCACATGCTAGTTGGCAGAGCCAAAATCAAGCCGGGACAAACCGTACTGATCATGGGTGGAGGTTCTGGTGTAGGAACATATGGAATTCAAATCGCAAAATTATACGGATGCACAGTTATTGCAACCGCATCTGGCGACAAGCTAGAAAAATGCAAGCAACTTGGTGCAGACTATGCAGTAGATCACAGAAAGGAAGACTGGAGCAAAGAAGTATTCAAGATTACCAAAGAAATTGCAAAATCATCTGGCGGAGTACCAGGAATCGATGTGTCATTTGATCACATTGGTGAGACTCACTGGAACCCACAGCTGACACTACTAAAGTATGGTGCAACACTGGTATCATGCGGTGCAACAACTGGCTATGATGCAAAGACAGATCTTAGACATATCTTCTTCAAGGGAACAAACATCCTAGGTTCCACACAAGGAACAAGAGCAGAACTAGAAGATGGCCTATACTGGATGGGCAAGGGCAAAATAAAATCAGTCATTGACTCGGTTTATTCCTTTGAGCAAGCAGCCGAAGCCCACACAAAGATGTTGACAGGAAAAGGCCTCTTTGGCAAAATCCTGCTGAAGCCAGAAGGCGCCTAA
- a CDS encoding L-threonylcarbamoyladenylate synthase: protein MQTRVLKVNPKNPSLSQIRQASKIIRSGGTVAFPTETVYGLGANALDSKAVKKIFDAKGRPADNPLIIHISDVADLGILSNNIPKTAFDLMEDFWPGPLTIVLKKSKIVPKITTGGLDTVAIRIPKNKIALELIRYSGTPIAAPSANVAGRPSPTRAQHVIDDLSGKTSMILDGGPTKIGIESTVIDLSRKTPMLLRPGGVTLEQLQKVLGKIAIHPIIHGKKTKTIHRSPGMKYRHYSPRAKIILIEGQKAIVNKKISQLLQSYKKQGLRVGILGTNIKSDMTITQGSQEKIAANLFRSFREFDAEKIDIILARGTSRKGLGLGIMNRLRKASYRKIIV from the coding sequence ATGCAGACCAGAGTTCTCAAGGTAAATCCAAAAAATCCCAGCTTGTCGCAAATCAGGCAAGCTTCCAAAATCATACGATCAGGTGGGACGGTTGCATTTCCAACAGAGACGGTTTATGGCCTTGGTGCAAACGCGCTAGATTCCAAGGCAGTCAAAAAAATCTTTGACGCAAAGGGCAGGCCGGCAGACAATCCGCTAATTATTCACATTTCAGATGTTGCAGACCTTGGAATTTTGTCCAATAACATACCAAAAACAGCATTTGATCTAATGGAAGATTTTTGGCCGGGGCCTCTGACCATAGTGCTCAAAAAATCCAAGATTGTGCCAAAGATAACAACTGGCGGACTAGATACAGTAGCAATACGAATACCAAAAAACAAGATTGCTCTTGAATTGATTAGATATTCCGGTACTCCAATAGCTGCGCCTTCTGCCAATGTTGCAGGCAGGCCCAGCCCCACCAGAGCACAGCATGTAATCGATGATCTTTCTGGCAAAACAAGCATGATACTTGATGGGGGTCCGACAAAAATAGGAATAGAATCCACAGTAATTGATTTGTCCAGAAAAACCCCGATGTTGCTCAGACCGGGCGGTGTCACACTGGAGCAGCTGCAAAAGGTCTTGGGCAAAATTGCAATCCATCCCATTATACACGGCAAGAAGACAAAAACAATACACCGCTCACCCGGAATGAAATACAGGCATTATTCGCCGAGAGCAAAAATAATTCTCATAGAAGGACAAAAAGCCATAGTCAACAAAAAAATTTCACAATTGTTACAATCATACAAAAAGCAAGGGTTGCGAGTGGGCATTTTGGGCACAAATATCAAGTCAGACATGACAATAACGCAGGGCAGCCAGGAAAAAATCGCCGCCAATCTGTTCAGATCATTTAGGGAATTTGACGCCGAAAAAATCGATATCATTCTAGCTCGGGGGACAAGTAGGAAGGGGCTTGGCCTAGGAATAATGAATCGGCTCAGAAAGGCCTCCTACAGAAAAATCATTGTCTAG
- a CDS encoding cobalamin B12-binding domain-containing protein, with protein sequence MVYLRAKTVKGEKYLYLVKSVWDPKKSTSRQETIKYLGRAAEITKDDIPPDYRNDKKIIAYLSSIDTVSIVEKEELLAKLRGQLYRYLIRGDFDSTKQLYDTYSATSGTPGFFEKILTPVMYQIGDMWAKNQIGIADEHVASNIANTLVKMINSKYTDISTKKKIVICVPEGEEHNLGANILEMHLASIGHRVYNLTPTEPHNSIVSFVESTKPDSIVVSVTLDDSIKPAQRLIKKIAEHIDVPIFVGGQAIKDEQIQFEYAQIIRDTNLKNIARLVTSKK encoded by the coding sequence TTGGTTTATCTGAGGGCTAAAACAGTAAAGGGCGAGAAATATCTCTATTTGGTAAAATCAGTCTGGGATCCAAAAAAGAGTACATCGAGGCAAGAGACGATCAAGTATCTAGGCAGAGCAGCTGAGATAACAAAGGACGACATACCGCCAGACTATAGAAACGACAAAAAAATAATTGCATATCTTTCATCCATCGATACTGTCTCCATAGTGGAGAAAGAGGAGCTTCTTGCAAAGCTCAGAGGACAGCTGTACAGATATCTAATAAGGGGAGATTTTGACTCGACAAAGCAGCTTTATGACACATATTCGGCAACATCCGGTACGCCGGGTTTTTTTGAAAAAATTCTCACACCAGTAATGTACCAAATTGGAGACATGTGGGCAAAAAACCAGATAGGGATTGCCGACGAACATGTTGCAAGTAACATTGCAAACACCCTTGTCAAGATGATAAACAGCAAATACACGGACATTTCCACGAAGAAAAAGATCGTCATCTGCGTTCCCGAAGGCGAAGAGCATAACCTAGGCGCGAACATTCTAGAGATGCACCTAGCCAGCATTGGGCACCGCGTGTACAATTTGACACCAACTGAGCCTCATAATTCCATTGTGAGTTTTGTTGAATCTACCAAACCAGATTCCATAGTTGTCTCAGTCACATTAGATGACAGCATCAAGCCAGCTCAAAGGCTTATCAAAAAGATAGCAGAACACATTGATGTTCCGATTTTCGTTGGAGGCCAAGCCATAAAGGATGAGCAGATACAATTCGAATACGCTCAGATAATCAGAGACACCAACCTCAAAAACATAGCAAGGCTAGTGACCAGCAAGAAATAG
- a CDS encoding winged helix-turn-helix transcriptional regulator, with amino-acid sequence METESEKNRNIQCNVDEIWNVLGKTWALLILKKLTENEVTRFNEIKKAIPQISNTVLSERLHELEEHGLITKKIYAQVPIRVEYSITRQTKDLGKILERLDGWVVKWRKEKSKRKT; translated from the coding sequence ATGGAAACAGAATCTGAAAAAAACCGCAATATACAATGCAACGTTGATGAAATCTGGAACGTTCTTGGAAAGACTTGGGCTTTGCTTATTCTCAAAAAGCTAACCGAAAACGAGGTCACCAGATTCAACGAAATAAAAAAAGCCATACCGCAGATAAGCAACACTGTTCTCTCTGAGAGACTGCACGAGCTGGAAGAACACGGCCTGATTACAAAAAAGATCTACGCTCAAGTTCCAATACGGGTCGAATACAGCATAACAAGACAAACCAAAGACCTCGGCAAAATCCTAGAACGACTTGACGGCTGGGTCGTCAAGTGGAGAAAGGAAAAATCAAAAAGAAAAACCTAG
- a CDS encoding AsnC family transcriptional regulator, translating into MPYQLDDIDVAIIQSLIQDGRKSFRQISREIKVSTPTVQARYERLVNVGLIKSVSPVLDHGLLEPKVEKQLDTIKTKPKPAKITKNMILNMTCDLCNGPISGKPHPLKVGDFERFFCCTTCRATYKEKYKGRIESLNQKSRQ; encoded by the coding sequence ATGCCATACCAGCTAGATGATATCGATGTTGCAATAATACAGTCGCTTATCCAGGACGGCAGAAAGTCATTCAGACAGATATCTCGCGAAATCAAGGTCAGCACGCCCACCGTTCAGGCAAGATATGAGCGACTAGTCAATGTAGGCCTGATAAAATCAGTATCGCCAGTACTGGATCATGGGCTGCTGGAACCCAAAGTCGAAAAACAGCTTGACACAATAAAGACAAAACCCAAGCCTGCCAAAATCACAAAAAACATGATACTTAACATGACTTGTGATTTGTGCAACGGCCCAATTTCCGGCAAGCCCCACCCGCTAAAGGTAGGTGATTTTGAGCGTTTTTTCTGCTGTACTACATGCAGGGCAACCTACAAGGAAAAGTACAAGGGCAGAATAGAGTCCCTAAACCAAAAATCTAGACAATGA
- a CDS encoding pirin family protein: MKQNTNNQQLEKESGRSVLQTVNAKTTTEGEGFLVHRAFPNYSLREFDPFLLLDEMGPIVMPPGQAKGAPDHPHRGFETVTYMLDGVFEHKDSHGHAGKLNPGDVQWMTAGSGVIHSEMPEKEFLQKGGRLHGFQLWVNLPKKDKMTRPHYQDIPASKIPIIQQNGVSVKVIAGDSMGQKAVIDTKTPIIYLHYILQPGAKTIQAVPQNYNAFAYVISGKGLFGSDKKPAHKEQAVLFRQDGNEITIESLDETLDVLLIAGVPIGEPIARYGPFVMNTEQEIREAVLDYNLGKMGKID, translated from the coding sequence GTGAAACAAAACACAAACAACCAACAATTAGAAAAAGAAAGCGGCCGATCAGTATTGCAAACAGTCAATGCAAAAACCACCACGGAAGGCGAAGGATTCTTGGTGCACAGGGCATTTCCAAACTATTCACTGCGAGAGTTTGATCCGTTTCTTCTACTAGATGAGATGGGGCCAATAGTAATGCCTCCAGGCCAGGCAAAGGGCGCACCGGACCATCCGCACAGGGGATTTGAAACAGTCACATACATGTTGGATGGAGTCTTTGAACACAAGGACTCACACGGACATGCAGGCAAGCTAAATCCAGGCGATGTGCAATGGATGACTGCAGGCTCCGGCGTAATACATTCAGAGATGCCAGAAAAGGAATTTCTGCAAAAGGGGGGAAGATTGCACGGCTTTCAGCTGTGGGTGAATCTGCCAAAAAAAGACAAGATGACAAGGCCGCACTACCAAGACATTCCGGCAAGCAAAATTCCCATAATACAACAAAATGGTGTTTCTGTCAAGGTAATTGCAGGAGACTCTATGGGCCAAAAGGCAGTAATTGACACCAAGACTCCGATCATATACCTTCATTATATATTGCAGCCAGGCGCCAAAACAATACAGGCCGTTCCGCAAAACTATAATGCATTTGCATATGTGATTTCTGGCAAGGGACTTTTTGGCTCTGACAAAAAGCCTGCACATAAAGAGCAGGCGGTTCTTTTCAGGCAGGATGGCAACGAGATAACAATTGAATCACTAGATGAAACACTGGATGTTCTTTTGATTGCCGGCGTGCCAATAGGTGAGCCCATTGCCAGGTACGGACCGTTTGTCATGAACACAGAGCAAGAGATCAGAGAGGCAGTACTGGACTATAATCTCGGCAAAATGGGAAAAATTGACTGA
- a CDS encoding nitroreductase family protein, with translation MGKFTKVEPSYISKDGCRLVWEGIDEDDSDVVVLNKDELDSLTEILAKNSTGKVELEDEFSTILINTDLVQFRLKDSKYLEAKTGVMTKAILEYKKVPHTPKPIKIYPKEFLPSIQIEKEEGDQLAAVLKSKPKKGIPQSDLFRVMSTRRSTRNFDSSKVIEQWQVDKILAAADTAPTAGNFQGFEVFYVKNKEVKRRLVEAANNQPFVNAPVVLVFCMDPSRVKINFPPEILAKFSLQDATLAAAYSQLAASALGLSSIWIGMIDEEKVRQILGTKLRPSSILCIGYPQKSRPPKSRRKLKDLVRVIE, from the coding sequence ATGGGCAAGTTTACTAAGGTAGAGCCATCCTACATTTCCAAGGACGGCTGCCGCCTTGTGTGGGAGGGAATTGATGAGGACGATTCCGATGTTGTGGTTCTAAACAAAGACGAGTTGGATTCTCTGACAGAAATTTTGGCAAAAAACTCTACTGGCAAAGTGGAGCTTGAAGACGAATTTAGCACAATTCTGATAAACACGGATCTAGTCCAATTTCGCCTAAAGGACTCCAAATATCTGGAGGCAAAGACCGGTGTCATGACCAAAGCAATACTAGAATACAAAAAGGTCCCACATACTCCAAAGCCAATCAAGATTTATCCTAAAGAATTTCTGCCATCAATACAAATAGAAAAGGAAGAAGGCGACCAGCTGGCCGCGGTCCTAAAATCAAAGCCAAAAAAAGGAATTCCGCAATCAGATTTATTTCGGGTAATGTCAACTAGGCGCTCTACTAGGAATTTTGACTCATCCAAAGTAATAGAGCAATGGCAGGTGGACAAAATTCTGGCAGCTGCCGATACTGCTCCAACTGCTGGCAACTTTCAGGGTTTTGAGGTGTTTTACGTCAAAAACAAGGAGGTAAAGCGAAGGTTAGTCGAGGCAGCAAACAACCAACCATTCGTAAACGCGCCGGTAGTATTGGTGTTTTGTATGGACCCATCCAGAGTCAAGATAAACTTCCCCCCGGAGATTCTGGCAAAATTCTCACTGCAAGACGCAACGCTGGCAGCTGCGTATTCCCAGCTTGCCGCCTCGGCCTTGGGCCTAAGCTCGATTTGGATTGGAATGATTGACGAGGAAAAGGTAAGGCAGATCCTCGGAACCAAGCTTAGGCCGTCATCCATATTGTGCATCGGTTATCCACAAAAGAGCAGACCTCCAAAGTCCAGACGAAAGCTAAAGGACTTGGTCAGAGTTATTGAATAA
- a CDS encoding 30S ribosomal protein S19e translates to MAKAYDVPADVLISRLAATLKAENIGKPEWASYVKTGSHAVRPPQDREWWYTRCASVFRKIYLHGPIGVNDLRIDYGGNKAVGYAFSHHRDAGGAIIRNAIQELEKLGYVEKVQGKGRVVTHAGMKKLDRLASEILDELAVQNPLLKIYS, encoded by the coding sequence ATGGCAAAAGCCTACGACGTACCAGCAGATGTTCTAATATCAAGACTAGCTGCAACGCTAAAGGCCGAAAATATCGGCAAGCCAGAGTGGGCTTCATATGTAAAGACAGGCTCACACGCAGTGCGACCTCCACAAGACCGTGAATGGTGGTACACTAGATGCGCATCTGTATTTAGAAAAATATACCTGCACGGACCAATCGGCGTAAACGACCTTAGAATCGATTATGGCGGAAACAAGGCAGTAGGATACGCATTCTCGCACCACCGAGACGCAGGCGGAGCTATCATACGAAATGCAATCCAAGAACTAGAAAAACTGGGCTATGTCGAAAAAGTACAAGGCAAGGGCCGTGTAGTTACCCATGCAGGAATGAAAAAGCTAGACAGGCTGGCATCTGAAATCCTAGACGAGCTTGCAGTGCAAAACCCATTACTCAAAATCTATTCCTAG
- a CDS encoding DNA-binding protein — MSYDQGDQNRPSDEEILAQKEIILKQLLSAEARLRLTNVRMVKPELAALVENYLIGMASQGKIRSQISDEQLKQILQSTQQPKRDFKIERR; from the coding sequence TTGAGCTATGATCAAGGAGACCAAAATCGGCCAAGCGACGAAGAAATTCTGGCGCAAAAAGAAATCATACTAAAGCAATTACTCTCTGCAGAGGCAAGACTACGACTGACCAATGTCAGAATGGTAAAGCCAGAGCTTGCGGCACTAGTCGAGAACTATCTGATTGGCATGGCATCTCAGGGAAAGATCCGATCGCAAATATCTGATGAGCAGCTAAAGCAGATCCTCCAGTCAACACAACAACCAAAACGCGATTTCAAAATAGAGCGACGCTAA
- a CDS encoding HpcH/HpaI aldolase/citrate lyase family protein, which yields MARLYRSLLFVPGNNPRFLEKAKSSPADIVCFDLEDSVPDSEKKNARSLIKDVLKSRSSYSSSIYVRTNSPVSGKIPDDLAEIVQKGLDGIVIPKVNNSRELAKIIKIITTLEKKRKLKSVFVIPSIESAEGVVNTYDIASSSKRIPAVVFGVFDLLNDLKIEYTKQPEGAKYSRAKIPVDARAAGVLAIDAIWQDLKDVEGLRQDCIIGKSLGYSGKSIIHPDQIISAHELFAPNKSEIEWATKVCAVYEESTKKGKGATVVEGRMIDEVHYKQAKALLELTQK from the coding sequence TTGGCAAGGCTTTATCGTAGCCTCTTATTTGTACCTGGGAACAATCCTCGCTTTTTAGAAAAAGCCAAATCCTCGCCGGCAGACATTGTCTGCTTTGACTTGGAGGATTCCGTGCCTGATTCTGAGAAAAAAAATGCACGAAGCCTGATCAAAGATGTACTAAAGTCGAGGAGCAGTTATTCAAGTTCTATCTATGTCAGGACAAACTCGCCTGTCTCTGGCAAAATCCCAGATGATTTGGCCGAAATAGTCCAGAAAGGCCTAGATGGAATTGTAATCCCAAAGGTAAACAATTCCCGGGAACTAGCAAAAATTATCAAAATTATAACAACATTGGAAAAGAAAAGAAAGCTAAAGTCAGTCTTTGTGATTCCGTCAATAGAGTCTGCCGAAGGCGTAGTGAACACGTATGATATCGCATCATCTAGTAAGAGAATTCCCGCAGTGGTCTTTGGCGTCTTTGATCTGCTAAATGATCTAAAAATAGAATACACAAAGCAACCAGAAGGAGCAAAATACTCTCGCGCAAAAATCCCAGTCGATGCCAGAGCAGCCGGAGTTCTGGCAATAGACGCAATTTGGCAGGACCTAAAAGATGTAGAAGGCCTAAGGCAAGACTGTATCATTGGAAAAAGTCTTGGCTATTCAGGAAAGTCAATCATACACCCTGATCAAATCATATCGGCACATGAGCTGTTTGCACCAAACAAATCTGAAATAGAGTGGGCCACCAAAGTTTGCGCAGTATACGAGGAATCTACGAAAAAAGGAAAAGGTGCTACGGTAGTAGAAGGCAGAATGATTGATGAAGTGCACTACAAGCAAGCAAAGGCACTTTTAGAGCTGACGCAAAAATAA
- a CDS encoding ribonuclease P protein component 4 — protein MKHDPKQIALDRIQILVKEAQSNILQNPELAQRQAGLAKKISTKYKVILPYEIRMQFCKKCKSFIPPGTSRIRMGRSTLKSIRITCMFCNHTYRKVIARPK, from the coding sequence ATGAAGCATGACCCAAAGCAGATTGCTCTGGATAGAATCCAAATTCTGGTAAAAGAGGCACAATCAAATATTTTGCAAAATCCGGAGCTTGCACAAAGGCAGGCAGGCCTTGCCAAAAAAATCAGCACCAAATACAAAGTTATACTCCCATATGAAATTCGAATGCAGTTTTGCAAAAAATGCAAGTCGTTTATTCCGCCTGGGACAAGCCGAATAAGAATGGGCAGATCGACCCTAAAATCAATCAGAATCACATGCATGTTCTGCAACCACACCTACCGCAAGGTCATTGCCAGACCAAAGTGA